In the Streptomyces sp. NBC_00525 genome, one interval contains:
- a CDS encoding heme o synthase: MCVTAVESRPAGVALTPSPGGQRPLGARVKAFVALTKPRIIELLLITTVPVMFLAAKGVPDLWLVLATTIGGYLSAGGANALNMYIDRDIDALMDRTSQRPLVTGMVSPRECLAFGITLAVVSTVWFGLLVNWLSAALSLGALLFYVVIYTMLLKRRTAQNIVWGGIAGCMPVLIGWSAVTNEMSWAAVILFAVIFFWTPPHYWPLSMKVKEDYARVGVPMLPVIASNRVVARQIVAYSWVMVAVSLLLTPLGYTGWFYTAVALLSGGFWLWEAHALHGRAKAGVTGAKLKEMRLFHWSITYVSLLFVAVAVDPFLR, from the coding sequence GTGTGCGTGACGGCCGTCGAGTCCCGACCCGCAGGGGTCGCCTTGACTCCGAGTCCGGGGGGCCAACGCCCGCTCGGAGCCCGTGTCAAGGCATTCGTGGCGCTGACCAAGCCTCGGATCATCGAGCTGTTGCTGATCACCACTGTGCCGGTGATGTTCCTCGCCGCCAAGGGTGTGCCCGATCTGTGGCTCGTGCTCGCCACCACCATCGGCGGCTATCTGTCCGCCGGCGGTGCCAACGCGCTGAACATGTACATCGACCGGGACATCGACGCGCTGATGGACCGTACGTCGCAGCGCCCGCTGGTCACCGGCATGGTGAGCCCGCGCGAGTGCCTGGCCTTCGGCATCACCCTCGCGGTGGTCTCGACGGTCTGGTTCGGGCTGCTGGTCAACTGGCTGTCGGCGGCCCTGTCGCTGGGCGCGCTGCTCTTCTACGTCGTGATCTACACGATGCTGCTGAAGCGCCGCACCGCGCAGAACATCGTCTGGGGCGGCATCGCGGGCTGCATGCCGGTCCTCATCGGCTGGTCGGCCGTGACCAACGAGATGTCCTGGGCCGCGGTCATCCTCTTCGCCGTCATCTTCTTCTGGACGCCGCCGCACTACTGGCCGCTCTCCATGAAGGTCAAGGAGGACTACGCGCGCGTCGGCGTCCCGATGCTGCCGGTCATCGCGTCCAACCGGGTGGTCGCGCGCCAGATCGTCGCGTACAGCTGGGTGATGGTCGCCGTCTCGCTGCTGCTCACCCCGCTGGGCTACACCGGCTGGTTCTACACCGCGGTGGCGCTGCTCAGCGGCGGCTTCTGGCTCTGGGAGGCGCACGCGCTGCACGGCAGGGCCAAGGCCGGGGTGACGGGCGCCAAGCTCAAGGAGATGCGGCTGTTCCACTGGTCGATCACCTATGTGTCGCTGCTGTTCGTCGCGGTCGCGGTGGACCCCTTCCTGCGGTAG
- the tal gene encoding transaldolase: MTDALKRLSDEGVAIWLDDLSRKRITSGNLAELIDQSHVVGVTTNPSIFQKAISQGDGYDQQLADLAARRVTVEEAIRMITTADVRDAADILRPVFDATEGQDGRVSIEVDPRLAHNTAATVAEAKQLAWLVDRPNTLIKIPATKAGLPAITETIGRGISVNVTLIFSLERYRAVMDAYLAGLEKAKAAGLDLSKIHSVASFFVSRVDTEIDKRLDAVGSDEAKAAKGKSALANARLAYEAYEEVFAGERWAALDKAHANKQRPLWASTGVKDPALKDTLYVVDLVAPNTVNTMPEATLDAVADHGEITGNTVAGSYDRARADLDAVKKLGVDYDDVVQLLEDEGVEKFEAAWNDLLNSTEAELKRLAPSEG, from the coding sequence ATGACAGACGCACTCAAGCGCCTCTCCGACGAGGGCGTGGCGATCTGGCTCGACGACCTCTCGCGCAAGCGGATCACGTCGGGCAACCTCGCGGAGCTGATCGACCAGAGCCACGTCGTGGGTGTCACGACGAACCCGTCGATCTTCCAGAAGGCCATCTCGCAGGGCGACGGCTACGACCAGCAGCTCGCCGACCTCGCCGCCCGCCGGGTGACCGTGGAGGAGGCGATCCGCATGATCACCACTGCGGACGTCCGCGACGCGGCCGACATCCTGCGCCCGGTCTTCGACGCGACGGAGGGCCAGGACGGCCGGGTCTCCATCGAGGTCGACCCGCGGCTGGCGCACAACACGGCGGCCACGGTCGCCGAGGCCAAGCAGCTGGCCTGGCTGGTGGACCGGCCGAACACGCTCATCAAGATCCCGGCCACCAAGGCGGGTCTGCCGGCCATCACCGAGACGATCGGCCGGGGCATCAGCGTCAACGTGACGCTGATCTTCTCGCTGGAGCGCTACCGCGCGGTGATGGACGCCTACCTGGCGGGCCTGGAGAAGGCGAAGGCCGCGGGCCTGGACCTCTCGAAGATCCACTCGGTGGCGTCGTTCTTCGTGTCCCGCGTGGACACCGAGATCGACAAGCGCCTGGACGCCGTCGGCTCCGACGAGGCGAAGGCCGCGAAGGGCAAGTCCGCCCTGGCCAACGCGCGCCTGGCCTACGAGGCGTACGAGGAGGTGTTCGCCGGTGAGCGCTGGGCCGCGCTGGACAAGGCGCACGCCAACAAGCAGCGCCCGCTGTGGGCCTCGACCGGTGTGAAGGACCCGGCCCTCAAGGACACCCTGTACGTCGTGGACCTCGTCGCGCCGAACACGGTCAACACCATGCCGGAGGCGACTCTGGACGCGGTGGCCGACCACGGCGAGATCACCGGCAACACCGTCGCCGGTTCGTACGACCGGGCCCGTGCCGACCTCGACGCCGTCAAGAAGCTCGGCGTCGACTACGACGACGTCGTCCAGCTCCTGGAGGACGAGGGCGTCGAGAAGTTCGAGGCGGCCTGGAACGACCTGCTGAACTCGACCGAGGCGGAGCTCAAGCGCCTCGCCCCTTCGGAGGGCTGA
- a CDS encoding COX15/CtaA family protein, with product MVRVPKLTRAEVAQALRNPLLYIAERWTPRPRTVSRAAMSAVVMSVVLVVTGGAVRLTGSGLGCPTWPKCTDESLTSTHEMGLHGVIEFGNRMLTYVLCAAVAWAIIAARSAKPWRRSLTRLGWLQFWVVMGNAVLGGVVVLVGLNPYTVAAHFLLTTALLTVALVTWQRVREGDEAPRPLVGKAVSQLAWLLAVAAGLLIAVGTVVTGAGKHAGDSSDVPRIPVDWKMVAQLHADLAWVVVALTVALWFVLKAVDAPIGPRRRARDLFLIVMAQGVVGYVQYFTDVPEILVGVHMFGSCLVWIGVVRVLLSLRERPLTAVRVPEPADERPEPATAG from the coding sequence ATGGTGCGCGTGCCCAAGCTGACCCGAGCCGAAGTCGCTCAAGCCCTGCGCAACCCGCTGCTGTACATCGCCGAGCGCTGGACACCCCGGCCCCGGACGGTGAGCCGTGCGGCCATGTCGGCGGTCGTGATGTCCGTCGTGCTCGTCGTGACCGGCGGCGCCGTCCGGCTGACCGGCTCCGGCCTCGGCTGCCCGACCTGGCCCAAGTGCACCGACGAGAGCCTGACCTCGACGCACGAGATGGGCCTGCACGGCGTCATCGAGTTCGGCAACCGCATGCTGACCTACGTGCTGTGCGCGGCGGTGGCCTGGGCGATCATCGCGGCCCGCTCCGCGAAGCCCTGGCGCCGCAGCCTCACCCGGCTGGGCTGGCTCCAGTTCTGGGTGGTGATGGGCAACGCCGTCCTGGGTGGCGTCGTCGTGCTCGTCGGCCTCAACCCGTACACCGTCGCCGCGCACTTCCTGCTGACCACCGCGCTGCTCACGGTGGCCCTGGTGACCTGGCAGCGGGTCCGCGAGGGCGACGAGGCGCCGCGCCCGCTGGTCGGCAAGGCGGTCTCCCAGCTGGCCTGGCTGCTGGCCGTGGCGGCGGGGCTGCTGATCGCCGTGGGCACGGTGGTCACGGGCGCCGGGAAGCACGCGGGCGACTCCAGCGACGTGCCCCGCATCCCGGTCGACTGGAAGATGGTCGCCCAGCTGCACGCCGACCTGGCGTGGGTGGTGGTGGCCCTGACGGTGGCGCTCTGGTTCGTCCTGAAGGCCGTGGACGCGCCGATCGGGCCGCGCCGCCGGGCCCGCGACCTGTTCCTCATCGTGATGGCCCAGGGGGTCGTCGGCTATGTGCAGTACTTCACCGACGTGCCGGAGATCCTGGTCGGCGTGCACATGTTCGGCTCGTGCCTGGTGTGGATCGGGGTCGTCCGCGTCCTGCTGTCGCTGCGGGAGCGGCCGCTGACCGCCGTACGGGTGCCGGAGCCGGCGGACGAGCGTCCGGAACCCGCCACGGCCGGCTGA
- a CDS encoding ABC transporter permease, giving the protein MSAGTYTPRPGAAPLPRMIAAQTALETRMLLRNGEQLLLTVVIPTLLLVLFSAVDIVDTGAGEPVDFLTPGVLALAVMSTAFTGQAIATGFERRYGVLKRLGASPLPRWALMTAKTLAVLVTEVLQVVLLTVIAFALGWSPQGGPFPVLLLLVLGTAAFSGLGLLMAGTLKAEATLAAANLVFLLLLVGGGVIVPLEKFPDAAQSVLGLLPIAALSDGLRDVLQHGAGMPWGDLGVLAVWAVLGLGAAARFFRWE; this is encoded by the coding sequence ATGAGCGCCGGTACGTACACCCCCCGGCCGGGCGCCGCCCCGCTGCCGCGCATGATCGCCGCGCAGACCGCGCTGGAGACGCGGATGCTGCTGCGCAACGGCGAACAGCTGCTGCTGACGGTGGTCATCCCGACGCTGCTGCTGGTGCTGTTCAGCGCGGTGGACATCGTGGACACCGGGGCGGGCGAGCCGGTCGACTTCCTGACGCCCGGCGTGCTGGCGCTGGCCGTGATGTCGACGGCCTTCACCGGGCAGGCCATCGCCACCGGCTTCGAGCGCCGCTACGGGGTGCTCAAGCGGCTGGGCGCCTCCCCGCTGCCCCGCTGGGCGCTGATGACCGCGAAGACCCTGGCGGTGCTGGTCACCGAGGTGCTCCAGGTGGTGCTGCTCACGGTGATCGCCTTCGCGCTGGGCTGGTCGCCGCAGGGCGGCCCGTTCCCGGTGCTGCTGCTCCTGGTGCTGGGCACGGCCGCCTTCTCGGGGCTCGGGCTGCTGATGGCCGGGACGCTGAAGGCGGAGGCGACGCTCGCCGCCGCCAACCTGGTCTTCCTGCTGCTCCTGGTGGGCGGCGGGGTGATCGTGCCGCTGGAGAAGTTCCCGGACGCGGCGCAGTCGGTGCTCGGGCTGCTGCCGATCGCGGCCCTCTCGGACGGGCTGCGGGACGTCCTCCAGCACGGCGCCGGGATGCCCTGGGGCGACCTGGGCGTCCTCGCGGTCTGGGCGGTGCTCGGCCTCGGCGCGGCGGCCCGCTTCTTCCGCTGGGAGTGA
- the zwf gene encoding glucose-6-phosphate dehydrogenase, translating into MSGVPGANPLRDAQDRRLPRIAGPSGLVIFGVTGDLSRKKLMPAVYDLANRGLLPPGFSLIGFARRDWEDEDFAQVVHDAVKEHARTPFREEVWQQLSQGMRFVQGNFDDDVAFETLRATIEELDKAQGTGGNFAFYLSVPPKFFPKVVQQLKKHGLADQKEGSWRRAVIEKPFGHDLESAQELNQIVHDVFPPNEVFRIDHYLGKETVQNILALRFANTMFEPIWNRSYVDHVQITMAEDIGIGGRAGYYDGIGAARDVIQNHLLQLLALTAMEEPGSFHPKALVAEKLKVLTAVELPDDLGKHTVRGQYTHAWQGGEEAVGYLEEDGIDPKSKTDTFAAIKLTINNRRWAGVPFYLRTGKRLGRRVTEIAVVFKRAPYLPFESGATEELGGNALVIRVQPDEGVTVRFGSKVPGTSMEVRDVTMDFAYGESFTESSPEAYERLILDVLLGDANLFPRHQEVELSWNILDPIEEYWDKHGKPAQYPAGTWGPAEADEMLARDGRSWRRP; encoded by the coding sequence TTGTCTGGTGTTCCCGGAGCCAACCCGCTCCGTGACGCCCAGGACCGACGGCTCCCGCGCATCGCGGGGCCGTCGGGCCTGGTCATCTTTGGCGTCACGGGCGATTTGTCCCGTAAAAAGCTGATGCCCGCCGTCTACGACCTGGCCAACCGCGGCCTGCTGCCACCGGGCTTCTCGCTCATCGGCTTCGCGCGCCGCGACTGGGAGGACGAGGACTTCGCCCAGGTCGTGCACGACGCCGTCAAGGAGCATGCCCGTACCCCCTTCCGCGAGGAGGTCTGGCAGCAGCTCAGCCAGGGCATGCGGTTCGTCCAGGGCAACTTCGACGACGACGTGGCCTTCGAGACCCTGCGCGCCACGATCGAGGAGCTGGACAAGGCGCAGGGCACGGGCGGCAACTTCGCCTTCTACCTGTCCGTGCCGCCCAAGTTCTTCCCCAAGGTCGTCCAGCAGCTCAAGAAGCACGGGCTGGCCGACCAGAAGGAGGGCAGCTGGCGCCGCGCGGTCATCGAGAAGCCGTTCGGCCACGACCTGGAGAGCGCGCAGGAGCTCAACCAGATCGTGCACGACGTCTTCCCGCCGAACGAGGTCTTCCGGATCGACCACTACCTCGGCAAGGAGACCGTCCAGAACATCCTGGCGCTGCGCTTCGCCAATACCATGTTCGAGCCGATCTGGAACCGCAGCTACGTCGACCACGTGCAGATCACGATGGCCGAGGACATCGGCATCGGCGGCCGGGCCGGCTACTACGACGGCATCGGCGCCGCCCGCGACGTCATCCAGAACCACCTCCTCCAGCTGCTCGCGCTGACCGCGATGGAGGAGCCCGGCTCCTTCCACCCCAAGGCCCTGGTCGCCGAGAAACTCAAGGTGCTCACGGCCGTGGAGCTGCCCGACGACCTGGGCAAGCACACCGTGCGCGGCCAGTACACGCACGCCTGGCAGGGCGGCGAGGAGGCCGTCGGCTATCTGGAGGAGGACGGGATCGACCCCAAGTCGAAGACCGACACCTTCGCCGCGATCAAGCTGACGATCAACAACCGCCGCTGGGCGGGCGTCCCGTTCTATCTGCGCACCGGCAAGCGGCTGGGCCGCCGGGTCACCGAGATCGCGGTCGTCTTCAAGCGCGCCCCGTACCTGCCGTTCGAGTCCGGCGCCACCGAGGAGCTGGGCGGCAACGCCCTGGTCATCCGGGTGCAGCCGGACGAGGGTGTCACCGTGCGGTTCGGCTCCAAGGTGCCCGGCACCTCGATGGAGGTCCGGGACGTCACGATGGACTTCGCCTACGGCGAGTCCTTCACGGAGTCCAGCCCGGAGGCGTACGAGCGGCTCATCCTGGACGTGCTGCTCGGCGACGCCAACCTGTTCCCGCGCCACCAGGAGGTCGAGCTCTCCTGGAACATCCTCGACCCGATCGAGGAGTACTGGGACAAGCACGGCAAGCCCGCCCAGTACCCGGCCGGCACCTGGGGTCCGGCCGAGGCGGACGAGATGCTCGCACGCGACGGACGGAGCTGGCGCCGGCCATGA
- the tkt gene encoding transketolase — protein MSTKPTTDLQWTEWDQRAVDTVRVLAADAVQKVGNGHPGTAMSLAPAAYTIFQKVMRHDPADAQWTGRDRFVLSAGHSSLTLYIQLYLAGYGLELDDLKSFRTWGSKTPGHPEYGHTTGVETTTGPLGQGVANAVGMAMAARYERGLFDPEAAPGTSPFDHMVWVVAGDGCLQEGISAEASSLAGHQKLGNLVLLWDDNHISIEGDTETAVSEDTVKRYESYGWHVQRVDQLPNGDLDPQGLYDALLAAKAETERPSFIAARSIIAWPAPHAQNTEASHGSALGDDEVAATKRVLGFDPEKTFEVSDEVIAHTRRALDRGREAKAEWQKGFDAWRAADPERAAEFDRISAGELPKGWEDSLPVFETGKAVATRAASGKVLQALGGIVPELWGGSADLAGSNNTTIDKTSSFLPAGNPLPEADPYGRTIHFGIREHAMAAAMNGIALHGNTRIYGGTFLVFSDYMRNAVRLSALMHLPVTYVWTHDSIGLGEDGPTHQPVEHLASLRAIPGLNIVRPADANETAIAWREILRRYTKVFGEGTPHGLALTRQGVPTYEANEDAAKGGYVLFDAETADGQGAEPQIVLIGTGSEVQLAVEAREELQAAGIPTRVVSMPCVEWFEEQDQGYKDSVLPPSVRARVAVEAGIGLTWYRYVGDAGRIVSLEHFGASADAKVLFREFGFTGENVAAVARESLAAATR, from the coding sequence GTGAGCACCAAGCCGACCACAGACCTCCAGTGGACCGAATGGGACCAGCGGGCCGTGGACACCGTCCGCGTCCTGGCGGCGGACGCCGTACAGAAAGTCGGAAACGGGCACCCGGGTACGGCCATGAGCCTGGCTCCCGCCGCGTACACCATCTTCCAGAAGGTGATGCGCCACGACCCCGCGGACGCGCAGTGGACCGGCCGCGACCGGTTCGTGCTCTCGGCCGGGCACAGCAGCCTGACCCTGTACATCCAGCTCTACCTGGCCGGCTACGGCCTGGAGCTGGACGACCTCAAGTCGTTCCGCACCTGGGGCTCCAAGACCCCGGGGCACCCGGAGTACGGCCACACCACCGGTGTGGAGACCACGACCGGCCCGCTGGGCCAGGGCGTCGCCAACGCGGTCGGCATGGCCATGGCCGCCCGCTACGAGCGCGGCCTGTTCGACCCGGAGGCGGCCCCCGGCACCTCCCCGTTCGACCACATGGTGTGGGTCGTCGCCGGTGACGGCTGCCTCCAGGAGGGCATCTCGGCCGAGGCGTCCTCGCTGGCCGGGCACCAGAAGCTGGGCAACCTGGTCCTCCTGTGGGACGACAACCACATCTCCATCGAGGGCGACACGGAGACCGCGGTCTCCGAGGACACCGTCAAGCGCTACGAGTCGTACGGCTGGCACGTCCAGCGCGTCGACCAGCTGCCCAACGGCGACCTCGACCCGCAGGGCCTGTACGACGCGCTGCTGGCCGCCAAGGCGGAGACGGAGCGCCCGTCGTTCATCGCGGCCCGCTCGATCATCGCCTGGCCCGCCCCGCACGCCCAGAACACCGAGGCGTCGCACGGCTCGGCCCTCGGCGACGACGAGGTCGCCGCGACCAAGAGGGTGCTCGGCTTCGACCCGGAGAAGACCTTCGAGGTGTCCGACGAGGTCATCGCCCACACCCGGCGCGCCCTGGACCGGGGCCGCGAGGCCAAGGCGGAGTGGCAGAAGGGCTTCGACGCCTGGCGCGCCGCCGACCCGGAGCGCGCCGCCGAGTTCGACCGGATCAGCGCGGGCGAGCTGCCCAAGGGCTGGGAGGACAGCCTGCCGGTCTTCGAGACGGGCAAGGCGGTCGCCACCCGCGCCGCGTCCGGCAAGGTGCTCCAGGCGCTCGGCGGGATCGTCCCCGAGCTGTGGGGCGGCTCCGCCGACCTGGCCGGTTCGAACAACACCACGATCGACAAGACGTCGTCGTTCCTCCCGGCGGGCAACCCGCTGCCGGAGGCCGACCCGTACGGGCGCACGATCCACTTCGGCATCCGCGAGCACGCCATGGCCGCCGCCATGAACGGCATCGCGCTGCACGGCAACACCCGGATCTACGGCGGCACCTTCCTGGTGTTCTCCGACTACATGCGCAACGCCGTGCGGCTGTCCGCGCTGATGCACCTGCCGGTGACCTACGTGTGGACGCACGACTCGATCGGCCTCGGCGAGGACGGCCCGACCCACCAGCCGGTGGAGCACCTGGCCTCGCTGCGCGCCATTCCGGGCCTGAACATCGTGCGCCCGGCGGACGCCAACGAGACCGCGATCGCCTGGCGCGAGATCCTGCGCCGCTACACCAAGGTGTTCGGCGAGGGCACCCCGCACGGTCTGGCGCTCACCCGCCAGGGCGTGCCGACGTACGAGGCGAACGAGGACGCGGCCAAGGGCGGCTACGTGCTGTTCGACGCCGAGACGGCGGACGGGCAGGGCGCCGAGCCGCAGATCGTGCTGATCGGCACCGGCTCCGAGGTGCAGCTCGCCGTGGAGGCGCGCGAGGAGCTCCAGGCGGCCGGTATTCCCACCCGTGTGGTGTCGATGCCGTGTGTCGAGTGGTTCGAGGAGCAGGACCAGGGTTACAAGGACAGCGTGCTGCCGCCGTCGGTCCGCGCGCGCGTGGCCGTCGAGGCGGGCATCGGTCTGACCTGGTACCGGTACGTCGGGGACGCCGGCCGGATCGTCTCGCTGGAGCACTTCGGCGCCTCGGCGGACGCCAAGGTCCTGTTCCGCGAGTTCGGCTTCACCGGTGAGAACGTCGCCGCGGTCGCCCGGGAATCCCTCGCCGCCGCCACACGCTGA